From the genome of Culicoidibacter larvae, one region includes:
- the accD gene encoding acetyl-CoA carboxylase, carboxyltransferase subunit beta, whose translation MNIFKTRQQRVLRYRQPVEVTKIDVPDNLYSKCDACESVLHTEEVVNNQFVCPRCGHHFRMRARDRVQMFTDADSFREFNRYIRTENPLDFPNYLEKVDALTESTGLAEAVITGYAKLRGRDCVIAVMDSYFLMGSMGSVVGEKITRAIERATKDHLPLIIFSASGGARMQEGLFSLMQMAKTSAALARHSEAGLLYVSILTDPTTGGVTASFASLGDIIVAEPNALIGFAGPRVIEQTIMQKLPEGFQRAEFLLEKGFVDYIAERKNLRDVVARLIKYHVKE comes from the coding sequence ATGAATATTTTTAAAACACGTCAGCAACGGGTTCTGCGCTATCGCCAGCCGGTTGAAGTGACTAAAATAGACGTTCCTGATAACTTATATTCGAAATGTGATGCCTGCGAGTCAGTATTGCATACCGAAGAAGTTGTTAACAACCAATTTGTTTGCCCGCGCTGCGGCCACCATTTCCGAATGCGTGCCCGCGACCGCGTGCAAATGTTTACCGATGCGGATTCCTTTCGCGAGTTCAATCGCTATATCCGCACTGAAAATCCGTTGGATTTTCCAAACTATCTGGAAAAAGTGGATGCTTTAACCGAGTCGACTGGACTTGCTGAAGCAGTCATTACCGGTTATGCCAAATTACGTGGTCGTGATTGTGTAATCGCAGTAATGGATAGCTACTTTTTAATGGGGAGTATGGGTAGTGTTGTTGGTGAGAAGATTACCCGCGCAATTGAGCGGGCAACCAAAGATCACTTACCGCTGATTATTTTCTCGGCTTCCGGCGGGGCGCGGATGCAAGAAGGATTATTCTCGCTGATGCAGATGGCCAAAACGTCTGCTGCACTTGCGCGGCATAGTGAAGCAGGACTCCTTTATGTGTCAATTTTAACTGACCCAACTACCGGCGGAGTTACTGCCTCGTTTGCGAGTCTTGGTGACATTATTGTTGCTGAGCCAAATGCGTTGATTGGTTTTGCCGGTCCACGGGTTATTGAGCAGACGATTATGCAGAAATTGCCTGAAGGTTTTCAGCGAGCAGAGTTTTTGCTGGAAAAAGGTTTTGTTGATTATATTGCCGAACGTAAAAATTTGCGGGACGTTGTTGCCCGTTTAATTAAATATCATGTGAAGGAGTAG
- a CDS encoding acetyl-CoA carboxylase biotin carboxylase subunit, with protein MFTKILIANRGEIAVRIIRACNEMGIETVAIYAKGDEDALHVQLADQAICVGPAKATESYLNMTAILSAAISTGAQAIHPGFGFLSENAEFVGRCEECGIVFIGPKSETIEKMGDKAQARDTAMRAKVPVVPGSDGILTDLKEAKELAKRIQYPVLIKAVSGGGGKGMRIVEREIDLEAMIKAAQMEAQAAFGDETVYMEKFIVEPKHIEFQILADHHGHVVHLGERDCSVQRRNQKMIEEAPSVFLDDKLRARMGNDAVKLAKNVKYRNAGTIEFLVDKENNYYFIEMNTRIQVEHPVTEMITGIDLVKEQIRIAAGMELPFTQKNIQIRGHAIECRINAEDPEHDFRPSPGKISTLVLPGGNGIRIDSAVYQGYTVPPTYDSMIAKLIVYGQDREEALAKMRRALEEFIIFDIKNNIDFQYSIINHPSFILGNFDTSFIAKQMLAKTDRKEK; from the coding sequence ATGTTTACAAAAATATTAATAGCCAATCGGGGCGAAATTGCGGTTCGTATTATTCGCGCTTGTAATGAAATGGGTATTGAGACAGTTGCCATCTACGCCAAAGGTGACGAAGATGCGTTGCACGTTCAATTAGCTGACCAGGCAATTTGTGTTGGACCGGCTAAAGCAACGGAAAGCTACTTGAATATGACTGCGATTTTAAGTGCAGCGATTTCAACGGGTGCACAAGCAATTCACCCCGGTTTTGGTTTCTTATCAGAAAATGCTGAATTTGTCGGGCGCTGCGAAGAGTGCGGCATTGTTTTTATTGGCCCAAAATCAGAAACAATTGAAAAAATGGGTGATAAAGCGCAAGCACGTGATACTGCAATGCGTGCCAAAGTTCCGGTTGTTCCCGGAAGCGATGGAATTCTCACTGATTTAAAAGAAGCTAAAGAATTAGCTAAACGTATTCAATATCCGGTGCTGATTAAAGCAGTAAGCGGCGGTGGCGGAAAAGGTATGCGTATCGTCGAGCGTGAAATTGATCTTGAAGCTATGATAAAAGCGGCCCAAATGGAAGCCCAGGCAGCGTTTGGTGATGAAACCGTATATATGGAAAAATTTATTGTTGAGCCAAAACATATTGAGTTCCAGATTTTAGCTGATCATCATGGGCATGTTGTGCATTTAGGTGAACGTGATTGCTCAGTGCAACGCCGTAACCAAAAAATGATTGAAGAAGCACCATCAGTTTTTCTTGATGATAAATTGCGGGCGCGTATGGGTAACGACGCCGTGAAGCTGGCTAAAAATGTAAAATACCGTAACGCCGGAACTATTGAGTTCTTAGTTGATAAAGAAAACAACTACTACTTCATCGAAATGAACACCCGTATTCAAGTTGAACACCCGGTAACGGAGATGATAACTGGCATCGATTTGGTTAAAGAACAAATCCGCATTGCCGCAGGAATGGAGTTGCCATTCACGCAAAAGAATATTCAAATTCGCGGTCATGCGATTGAGTGTCGGATTAATGCCGAAGACCCCGAGCATGATTTCCGCCCGAGCCCGGGAAAAATCAGCACATTAGTGTTGCCAGGCGGTAACGGCATACGTATTGACAGTGCTGTATATCAAGGATATACAGTTCCGCCAACATACGATTCAATGATTGCCAAGCTGATTGTTTACGGTCAAGACCGTGAAGAAGCACTCGCAAAGATGCGTCGTGCATTAGAAGAGTTTATTATTTTTGATATCAAAAATAATATTGACTTCCAGTATTCAATTATTAACCATCCAAGTTTTATACTTGGAAACTTTGATACATCATTCATCGCCAAGCAAATGTTAGCGAAGACTGATCGAAAGGAAAAATAA
- the accB gene encoding acetyl-CoA carboxylase biotin carboxyl carrier protein, with translation MDIKKIKEVMDLFSESDLTAIEIAEKDTKIRLERDVQGATVLAPMPQAMPVQPVVETTNAAAANDAPSNKGKEVLSPLVGTFYSAASPTDPPFAKVGQKVAEGEVLCIIEAMKVMNEIQAPFAGTISKVCVENGDVIAFDQPIFEFEA, from the coding sequence ATGGATATTAAAAAAATCAAAGAGGTTATGGACTTATTCTCAGAAAGTGATTTAACAGCAATCGAAATAGCTGAAAAAGATACAAAAATTCGTCTTGAGCGTGATGTACAAGGAGCAACGGTTCTTGCACCAATGCCACAAGCTATGCCGGTACAACCTGTAGTTGAGACAACTAACGCAGCGGCAGCTAACGACGCACCAAGCAACAAAGGCAAAGAAGTGCTTTCGCCACTAGTAGGAACATTTTATTCGGCAGCATCACCAACTGACCCGCCTTTTGCTAAAGTCGGTCAAAAAGTTGCTGAAGGAGAAGTGCTTTGCATTATTGAAGCGATGAAAGTTATGAACGAAATTCAAGCACCTTTCGCAGGAACAATCTCTAAGGTTTGTGTTGAGAATGGCGATGTTATTGCTTTTGATCAACCAATCTTTGAATTTGAAGCCTAA
- the fabV gene encoding enoyl-ACP reductase FabV has translation MIIKPTIRMNVAFNAHPLGCKQYVEEQIAYAKTQKPFAGPKKVLILGGSTGYGLSSRIALAVGSNADTINVSYEAGPGGSRTGTAGWWNNVYFEEYAKSAGLIAKDFIGDAFSDAARDAVINYIKNEFGGKIDLLVYSVASGKRQDPKTGETYTSSLKVIGEPLTGETIDIGTGNVIERTLEPAEQSDIDNTVKVMGGADWKLWVEALNEAGVLANGFKTVTYSYIGPKATERIYRSGTIGKAKEDMEQTAHGLNSYLENSVHGMAASVVCKAVVTRASSVIPIFPMYGAALMKVMKAHNIEEKTDAQIYRFMQEMLYGDKPEIDEAGRYRPDAWEMRPEIQAEVDAILEQVTADNYRQLMDIDGFIADFMHQNGFGYDNIDYEADLDLETLNADNQLEKL, from the coding sequence ATGATCATCAAACCGACAATCCGAATGAATGTTGCTTTCAATGCTCATCCACTCGGTTGTAAACAATATGTAGAGGAACAAATTGCATATGCAAAAACGCAGAAACCTTTTGCTGGACCAAAGAAGGTTTTAATCCTGGGGGGATCTACCGGATATGGGCTTTCAAGCCGAATTGCTTTGGCGGTCGGCAGCAATGCTGATACCATTAATGTGTCATATGAAGCGGGCCCTGGTGGCAGCCGCACCGGAACTGCCGGTTGGTGGAATAATGTTTATTTTGAAGAATATGCCAAAAGTGCTGGCTTGATTGCCAAAGACTTTATTGGCGACGCCTTTAGTGATGCTGCCCGCGATGCAGTTATCAACTATATTAAGAATGAATTTGGCGGAAAAATTGACTTACTGGTGTACTCAGTTGCTTCAGGAAAACGTCAAGATCCGAAAACCGGCGAAACTTATACTTCAAGTTTAAAAGTAATCGGCGAACCGTTAACCGGCGAAACCATTGATATCGGAACCGGCAACGTAATTGAACGCACGCTGGAACCAGCCGAACAAAGCGATATTGATAATACCGTGAAAGTTATGGGTGGTGCTGACTGGAAACTTTGGGTAGAAGCTTTAAATGAAGCCGGCGTCCTCGCCAACGGCTTCAAAACCGTGACTTATTCTTACATCGGACCAAAAGCGACAGAGCGCATTTACCGCAGCGGTACAATTGGCAAAGCGAAAGAAGACATGGAGCAAACTGCACATGGGTTAAATAGCTACTTGGAAAACTCTGTACACGGTATGGCTGCCAGCGTTGTCTGCAAAGCAGTGGTAACTCGTGCCAGCAGCGTCATCCCGATTTTCCCAATGTATGGTGCCGCCTTAATGAAAGTCATGAAGGCTCACAACATCGAAGAAAAAACCGATGCGCAAATTTATCGCTTTATGCAAGAAATGCTGTATGGTGATAAACCTGAAATCGATGAAGCGGGACGCTATCGTCCGGATGCGTGGGAAATGCGCCCGGAAATCCAGGCAGAAGTTGATGCAATTCTCGAGCAAGTAACGGCTGACAACTATCGCCAGCTCATGGACATCGATGGATTCATCGCTGACTTCATGCACCAAAATGGATTTGGATATGACAATATTGACTACGAAGCTGATTTGGATTTAGAAACTTTAAATGCTGATAATCAGTTAGAGAAACTATAA
- a CDS encoding ABC transporter ATP-binding protein codes for MYSLETRNIDVAYEGHKIIEEMNLLIPKGQITVIIGPNGCGKSTLLKALARIIKPVSGEIILNDLALSKQTTKEVAKQMAILPQSPEAPNGMTVEELIAYGRYPHQSGFGRLQEADKKVIDWALEATGITALRNCSLDALSGGQRQRVWIALAVAQETDLILLDEPTTYLDLAHQLEVLQLLHALNQEEERTIVMVLHDLNLAARFADNMIAMKDGQIVKYGPANDVMEKEVLREVFNIDGEIVADPRTGKNICITYDLL; via the coding sequence ATGTATAGCTTAGAAACCAGAAATATTGATGTGGCCTATGAAGGGCACAAAATTATTGAAGAAATGAATTTGCTGATTCCAAAAGGGCAAATAACGGTTATTATCGGCCCGAATGGATGTGGTAAATCGACGTTGCTTAAAGCTTTAGCTAGGATTATAAAACCCGTTAGCGGTGAAATAATCCTAAATGATCTTGCTTTATCAAAACAAACTACTAAAGAGGTTGCTAAACAAATGGCGATTCTGCCGCAATCGCCGGAAGCACCAAACGGGATGACGGTTGAGGAGCTTATTGCTTACGGTCGTTATCCGCATCAAAGCGGCTTTGGCCGCTTGCAAGAAGCTGACAAGAAAGTCATTGACTGGGCACTTGAAGCAACCGGCATCACTGCGTTGCGCAATTGTTCACTTGACGCCCTTTCGGGCGGCCAGCGCCAGCGTGTCTGGATTGCGCTGGCAGTCGCGCAAGAAACCGACTTAATCTTGCTGGATGAGCCAACAACTTATTTGGACTTAGCACATCAGCTTGAAGTTTTGCAGTTGTTGCACGCCTTGAATCAGGAAGAAGAACGCACCATCGTCATGGTGTTGCACGATTTAAATTTGGCGGCGCGATTTGCTGATAACATGATTGCCATGAAAGACGGACAGATTGTAAAATATGGTCCGGCAAATGATGTCATGGAAAAAGAAGTATTGCGAGAAGTATTTAATATTGACGGCGAGATTGTCGCTGATCCAAGAACCGGGAAAAATATTTGCATTACATATGATTTATTATAA
- a CDS encoding FecCD family ABC transporter permease, with amino-acid sequence MTSRRKLLIIAALGLTIIILFMISMATGVSKLSPFEVIQTLLGMGSSKQHLILFEFRLPRMLLSICIGIGLAVSGCILQGVSRNDLADPGILGINAGAGLAIVLVLLFFGGLGSAPAWLMPIIAFGGAIAAMALVYGLSYKRGHVTSATRLVLTGVGVGSGLLAASTALSLRLSEEQYRLISIWLAGNVWNASWLSVAITVPVIVILFGFVFYKSRVLNAITLGDDMALGLGVNINRQRLLFLLIAALLAGVCVAAGGNIAFVGLIGPHVARSLVGSNHKYLLPTSALCGAILVLLADTLGRIILQPMEVPTGIIVAIIGAPYFLYLLMRAKN; translated from the coding sequence TTGACTAGTAGGAGAAAACTATTAATAATCGCAGCCCTCGGGCTGACGATTATTATATTATTTATGATTAGTATGGCAACGGGCGTTTCAAAGCTCTCGCCATTCGAGGTTATTCAAACATTGCTCGGTATGGGCAGCAGTAAGCAGCATTTAATCTTGTTTGAATTCCGGCTGCCACGAATGTTATTATCAATCTGTATAGGTATTGGTTTGGCTGTTTCGGGATGTATCTTGCAAGGGGTAAGCCGCAACGATTTAGCGGATCCGGGAATTTTAGGTATTAATGCCGGTGCCGGCTTGGCAATTGTTTTAGTACTGTTATTTTTTGGTGGCCTTGGCAGTGCTCCGGCTTGGTTGATGCCAATTATTGCTTTTGGCGGTGCAATCGCCGCGATGGCGCTGGTGTACGGGCTGAGCTACAAGCGAGGCCATGTAACCTCAGCAACGCGGCTAGTGTTAACCGGAGTTGGTGTCGGCAGCGGGTTGCTGGCGGCTTCAACGGCGCTTTCGCTGCGACTCAGCGAGGAGCAGTATCGTTTGATTTCCATCTGGCTTGCTGGTAATGTGTGGAATGCTTCTTGGTTGAGCGTGGCAATTACCGTGCCGGTGATTGTCATCCTCTTTGGCTTCGTTTTCTACAAAAGCCGTGTGCTCAATGCAATTACTTTAGGTGATGATATGGCGCTGGGACTTGGCGTTAATATTAATCGGCAGCGGTTGCTATTCTTGTTAATTGCAGCGCTTTTAGCCGGGGTTTGTGTTGCTGCCGGCGGGAATATTGCGTTTGTTGGTTTGATTGGGCCGCATGTTGCCCGGTCGCTGGTTGGTTCTAATCATAAGTATCTGTTACCGACTTCGGCGTTGTGTGGTGCAATTTTAGTATTGCTGGCGGACACTTTAGGGCGAATTATTTTGCAGCCAATGGAAGTGCCGACCGGAATTATTGTCGCGATTATCGGCGCGCCATACTTCTTATATTTACTCATGCGTGCGAAGAATTAA
- a CDS encoding FecCD family ABC transporter permease has protein sequence MSKGTQITTKNNYVKAVWTILIGIVLLLFAVALSISLGAANFDLATVWQAIFAPDMSLLPHQIIWELRLPRVLVAVIVGAALSVAGAIMQGVTRNPLADAGLLGLNAGSGFAIAICFAFFPAMSQLGLLAASFVGAGISLLLIYGISAAARGAFTPAKLVLVGASISMLMIAISQAIALYFNLTQGFAFWTAGGVAIVTWDQLAFVTPFIVIGLLLAVLLSRSITVLSLGEKMAIGLGQRVGLVKILSLLVVLILAGASVSLVGAVGFVGLLIPHIVRHFVGSDYRYIIPCSAVLGGLFLVLADFGARMINAPYETPLGAVVALIGVPFFLHVVRKDIKGI, from the coding sequence ATGAGCAAGGGCACACAGATAACAACCAAAAATAATTATGTGAAAGCAGTGTGGACGATTCTGATTGGAATTGTCTTACTGCTTTTTGCCGTTGCATTATCTATTTCTTTAGGGGCGGCAAATTTTGATTTGGCAACAGTATGGCAGGCAATTTTTGCGCCAGACATGAGTTTGCTGCCACATCAGATTATTTGGGAGTTACGCTTGCCACGGGTTTTGGTAGCAGTAATTGTTGGTGCCGCACTTTCGGTGGCGGGGGCAATTATGCAGGGTGTAACCCGCAACCCGTTGGCTGATGCCGGCTTGCTTGGGCTGAATGCCGGTTCAGGCTTCGCCATCGCCATTTGCTTCGCCTTTTTTCCAGCCATGTCGCAATTAGGCTTGTTGGCGGCATCTTTTGTTGGTGCTGGTATAAGTCTTTTGCTTATTTATGGAATTAGCGCTGCAGCACGCGGTGCTTTTACACCGGCAAAATTAGTATTGGTTGGTGCCAGTATTTCAATGTTGATGATTGCCATCAGCCAAGCGATTGCGCTTTATTTCAATTTAACCCAAGGATTTGCGTTCTGGACTGCCGGCGGTGTAGCTATCGTCACTTGGGATCAGTTAGCATTTGTCACACCTTTTATTGTTATCGGCTTGCTGTTGGCAGTGCTTTTAAGTCGATCAATTACAGTACTTAGCCTTGGAGAAAAAATGGCGATTGGTTTAGGTCAACGTGTAGGCTTAGTAAAAATCCTATCGTTGCTCGTTGTTTTAATCTTGGCAGGTGCTTCGGTCTCGTTAGTTGGAGCAGTTGGCTTTGTAGGGTTGCTGATTCCTCATATTGTTCGGCATTTTGTAGGATCTGATTACCGTTATATTATTCCTTGTTCAGCAGTTTTAGGCGGACTTTTTCTAGTGCTGGCGGATTTTGGTGCGCGAATGATTAATGCACCATATGAGACGCCGCTTGGAGCAGTGGTTGCGCTTATTGGCGTGCCATTCTTTTTGCATGTGGTCAGAAAAGATATTAAAGGTATATAG
- a CDS encoding ABC transporter substrate-binding protein — MSFIKKASGFMALVLVAVSLAACTSTPTQETRTFESEKGTIEIPIKSEKIVTDYFLGDLLAMGITPVGGTNLLLQSPQFAGLVDNVTNVGDYGAVSFEKVAELEPDLIITMSESEYEQYSKIAPTIYITPSNYTNTERMTLLGEVTGWQDAATNVLNAFDARIAEAKTKLQSYIDEGVVVTVFDVFPSDIYVQGNTQGGGGLLYNDLGFKAPERVQKELIDAKVIFAPIAMEVVPEYAGDRIFLLQWQAEDLTNQLKDSSVWKSLDAVKNNMVYEVDSDVFRAFDFISLDKQIDMIVDSFTGTTTGSN, encoded by the coding sequence GTGAGTTTTATCAAGAAAGCAAGTGGTTTTATGGCGCTTGTATTAGTTGCAGTGAGTCTTGCTGCATGTACATCTACACCAACTCAAGAAACACGTACGTTTGAGTCAGAAAAGGGAACTATTGAAATTCCGATAAAGTCTGAGAAGATTGTTACTGATTATTTCTTGGGGGACTTGCTAGCGATGGGAATTACACCGGTCGGGGGAACTAATTTGTTGTTACAGAGTCCGCAATTTGCAGGACTGGTTGATAATGTAACCAATGTTGGTGATTATGGAGCGGTATCTTTTGAAAAAGTTGCTGAGTTAGAGCCAGATCTGATTATCACAATGAGTGAATCTGAGTATGAACAGTATTCTAAGATTGCACCGACTATTTATATTACACCATCAAATTATACGAATACTGAGCGAATGACTTTATTAGGCGAAGTAACCGGTTGGCAAGATGCTGCAACAAATGTATTAAATGCATTTGATGCTCGTATTGCTGAAGCAAAAACAAAATTACAATCATATATTGATGAGGGTGTTGTGGTTACGGTATTTGATGTATTCCCTAGTGACATATATGTTCAAGGTAATACTCAAGGCGGTGGTGGTCTATTGTACAATGATCTGGGATTCAAAGCACCTGAACGCGTGCAGAAAGAATTGATTGATGCAAAAGTTATTTTTGCACCGATTGCAATGGAAGTTGTACCTGAATATGCCGGCGACCGAATTTTCTTATTGCAATGGCAAGCTGAAGATTTAACTAATCAATTGAAAGATAGCAGTGTTTGGAAAAGCTTAGATGCTGTAAAAAATAATATGGTTTATGAAGTTGATTCTGATGTGTTTCGTGCTTTTGACTTTATCTCTTTGGATAAGCAAATTGACATGATTGTTGATAGCTTTACCGGAACAACAACAGGGAGTAATTAA
- a CDS encoding helix-turn-helix domain-containing protein: MQQTNDFTKKLGATFHQIRINKRMSQTQVCADKFTQPTLANIEKGNIRTSYENCIHIANQLNIGLDELNYLVNNSKNTPVEEINSLMRGFSDAHTKERYEQIQKLCLKYYKATGNQAFKQLYKLVSARKIYIEDFDINQSRALILEIWDELKEMDKWYFFELRLLASVFLALPYESAIAVAKRAIADLETYNQIFETREIQVKFLINAALLSNMEHRYNEAIIWSKRALDFAYTNNLTSFLSGAYYQLFMSHYQNNDKSGAESALHQAIVLAFMHKHQHVLKKWRSQAKNICRYPEEKFDILIEKISQFLEKI; the protein is encoded by the coding sequence TTGCAACAAACTAATGATTTTACCAAAAAGCTAGGCGCAACTTTTCATCAAATCCGAATCAATAAAAGAATGTCGCAGACTCAAGTGTGTGCCGATAAATTTACCCAACCAACATTGGCAAACATTGAGAAGGGCAACATTCGTACCTCATATGAAAACTGCATTCATATTGCCAATCAATTAAACATTGGCCTTGATGAACTCAACTACTTAGTAAACAATAGTAAAAACACCCCAGTTGAAGAAATCAACTCATTAATGCGCGGCTTTTCTGATGCGCACACCAAAGAGCGATATGAACAAATACAAAAACTATGTTTGAAATATTATAAAGCTACTGGCAACCAAGCCTTTAAACAACTTTATAAATTAGTATCTGCTCGTAAAATCTATATTGAAGATTTTGATATTAACCAGTCCAGAGCTCTCATCCTCGAAATATGGGATGAACTAAAAGAAATGGATAAATGGTACTTTTTTGAATTACGTCTTTTAGCCTCTGTATTTCTTGCATTACCCTACGAGTCAGCAATTGCTGTTGCTAAACGAGCAATTGCCGACCTTGAAACATATAATCAAATTTTTGAAACCCGAGAAATTCAAGTAAAATTTTTAATCAATGCAGCCCTGCTTTCAAATATGGAACACCGATATAATGAAGCAATCATCTGGAGTAAAAGAGCACTGGACTTCGCATACACCAACAATTTGACCTCGTTTCTATCAGGTGCTTACTACCAGCTCTTCATGTCTCACTATCAAAACAATGATAAATCCGGCGCCGAATCAGCTTTGCACCAAGCCATCGTACTTGCATTTATGCACAAACACCAGCATGTGTTGAAAAAATGGCGCAGTCAGGCAAAAAATATTTGCCGCTATCCCGAAGAAAAATTTGATATCTTGATTGAAAAAATATCACAGTTTCTAGAAAAAATATAG
- a CDS encoding glycosyltransferase, with protein MQKKKKIVFMTYSLSMGGTERVMINLIHHIKDKYDIDVLSLTQKDDVSYLLPEGVNVIKLLPFQTVSPVTMFFVWLLGSMPRLARWVINRKLGDDYDIEVAFSDWGGAPNFMAARKTKALRLAWIHFDADVFDFRATGFINFSKVMREFDKIYCVSTKVKNSIDGQFPSLSGITDVLYNLQQVERISEQKKEEFSFEPEGINIVACGRMFRQKAFERLIWAHSKILDDGIPHHLHIVGSGVEEMPLKLLAKTLNVENTVTFWGMQQNPYKFMRAADLFVLSSKYEGLPTVCIESLICGTPVVSTNVAGIEEIIDQDVNGWIVDNNRTDFYVGLKKVLEDPERIKRYKQNAAKYDWDNQAILDKFNSYIDSRVSVDGE; from the coding sequence ATGCAAAAGAAGAAAAAAATTGTATTTATGACTTACTCATTATCAATGGGTGGAACGGAACGGGTTATGATTAATCTGATTCATCATATTAAAGATAAATATGATATTGATGTGTTGAGTTTAACTCAAAAAGATGATGTTTCATATCTTTTGCCCGAAGGCGTAAATGTAATTAAGTTGCTTCCTTTTCAAACTGTTTCGCCAGTGACAATGTTTTTCGTTTGGCTTTTGGGGTCAATGCCTAGATTAGCACGTTGGGTAATCAATCGTAAGCTTGGTGATGATTATGATATTGAGGTTGCCTTTTCTGATTGGGGCGGGGCACCAAACTTTATGGCGGCCAGAAAGACTAAAGCGTTGCGTCTGGCTTGGATTCATTTTGACGCTGATGTTTTTGATTTTAGAGCAACCGGATTTATTAATTTTTCTAAGGTCATGCGTGAGTTTGATAAAATTTATTGTGTTTCGACAAAGGTAAAGAATTCAATTGATGGTCAGTTTCCGAGTTTATCTGGTATAACTGATGTTTTATATAATTTGCAACAAGTTGAGCGAATTAGTGAGCAGAAGAAAGAAGAATTTTCTTTTGAACCTGAAGGGATTAATATTGTTGCCTGTGGGCGAATGTTCCGGCAAAAAGCCTTTGAGCGGTTGATTTGGGCTCACAGTAAAATTTTAGATGATGGCATCCCCCATCATCTGCATATTGTCGGCAGTGGCGTAGAAGAGATGCCATTGAAGCTGTTAGCTAAAACGCTGAATGTTGAAAATACGGTTACATTCTGGGGTATGCAACAAAATCCATATAAATTTATGCGGGCAGCAGATTTATTTGTGCTTTCGTCTAAATATGAAGGATTACCTACCGTTTGTATTGAAAGTTTAATTTGCGGTACACCGGTTGTTTCAACAAACGTTGCCGGAATTGAAGAAATTATTGATCAGGATGTGAATGGCTGGATTGTTGATAACAACCGAACTGACTTCTATGTAGGGTTAAAAAAAGTATTAGAGGATCCGGAACGGATTAAAAGATATAAGCAGAATGCTGCGAAGTATGATTGGGACAATCAGGCGATTCTGGACAAGTTTAACAGCTATATTGATTCGCGAGTAAGTGTTGATGGAGAATGA
- a CDS encoding 5-formyltetrahydrofolate cyclo-ligase: MESKQQLRDKAKAIRDAIPIDKRKQWSQQICQQIYCDPIFNNGQIIAIFWPIGSEVDVLPLLYQSGKRFVFPRVQGKQMVFAEMTDEHKVGFFGQREPHLLQAAVTPDVVVVPLLAFTESGYRLGYGGGYYDRYLADVKLPTIGVAFDVQKVEELPIESFDVAIDRIITEKQIYVK, encoded by the coding sequence ATGGAAAGCAAGCAGCAATTAAGGGATAAAGCAAAAGCAATTCGTGATGCTATTCCTATAGATAAGCGCAAGCAATGGTCACAGCAGATTTGCCAGCAAATCTACTGTGACCCAATTTTTAATAATGGCCAAATCATCGCAATATTTTGGCCGATTGGCAGTGAAGTAGATGTTTTGCCGCTGTTATATCAGAGTGGCAAGCGATTTGTTTTTCCAAGAGTTCAGGGTAAGCAAATGGTTTTTGCTGAGATGACTGACGAACATAAGGTGGGCTTCTTTGGCCAGCGTGAGCCGCATCTTCTGCAAGCAGCAGTTACTCCGGATGTAGTTGTTGTACCACTGTTGGCATTTACTGAATCGGGGTACCGTTTAGGCTATGGAGGCGGTTATTATGATCGTTATTTGGCAGATGTGAAGTTGCCAACGATTGGTGTTGCTTTCGATGTACAGAAGGTAGAGGAATTACCGATAGAGTCGTTCGATGTTGCTATAGATCGCATTATTACTGAAAAACAAATTTATGTAAAGTAG